From a region of the Polyangium spumosum genome:
- a CDS encoding P-loop NTPase fold protein, whose translation MQDAPIDLRRLQHFIKQCDPNQPLEPGDPRYVDFDAGQPVRGSSGARCIDQIERTIVFNEPTSPVCLLFTGFPGSGKTTELRRLQRRLEENKLTPFHVVMVDFQDYRTEPTPLSILETLRVLAFELDRAATRAEGRDPDAEPGYLKRFYDFLKTTQIDLKGLGFAQLGATLMFEAKGNHSFRKQLEDALASRFQVFVQDAQEAMAEAVVRLRRATHAQQIVVLVDGLEKVTPLREEDREMLEASAETVFVEHAARLRLPCHVVYTFPLWLRFRHTQLDSFYHRPAQILPMVKVADPDGVTYAPGYTKLTDLVGKRLDVDVVFGQDRRETLDRLIAASGGFTRDLLRMVREVLWSANTFPVDAETIRQIIARTAEGYVMAIRDSHADLLAEIAQTHKLPRGDDGRVALFGRLLQLYLVLAYRNGEPWFDVHPLVRGAPIMQERLAGKKA comes from the coding sequence ATGCAGGACGCTCCGATCGATCTGCGGAGGCTTCAGCACTTCATCAAGCAGTGCGACCCGAATCAGCCGCTGGAGCCCGGGGATCCGCGGTACGTGGATTTCGACGCGGGCCAGCCGGTGCGCGGGTCGAGCGGCGCGAGGTGCATCGACCAGATCGAGCGGACCATCGTGTTCAACGAGCCCACGTCGCCGGTATGCCTGCTCTTCACGGGCTTCCCGGGCTCCGGCAAGACCACGGAGCTGCGCCGGCTGCAGAGGCGCCTGGAGGAGAACAAGCTCACGCCGTTCCACGTCGTGATGGTCGACTTTCAGGACTATCGCACGGAGCCGACGCCGCTCTCGATCCTGGAGACGTTGCGTGTCCTCGCCTTCGAGCTCGATCGCGCGGCGACACGCGCGGAGGGCCGCGACCCCGACGCGGAGCCGGGGTATCTGAAGCGGTTTTACGATTTCCTGAAGACGACGCAGATCGATTTGAAGGGGCTCGGCTTCGCGCAGCTCGGGGCGACGCTGATGTTCGAGGCGAAGGGGAATCACTCGTTTCGCAAGCAGCTCGAGGACGCCCTGGCGTCACGATTCCAGGTCTTCGTGCAGGACGCGCAGGAGGCGATGGCGGAGGCCGTGGTCCGGCTGCGCCGCGCGACCCACGCGCAGCAGATCGTGGTCCTCGTCGACGGGCTGGAGAAGGTGACGCCGCTGCGGGAGGAGGACCGGGAGATGCTGGAGGCGAGCGCCGAGACGGTCTTCGTCGAGCACGCGGCGCGGCTGCGATTGCCTTGCCACGTGGTCTACACGTTCCCGCTCTGGCTCCGCTTCCGGCACACCCAGCTCGACAGCTTTTATCATCGCCCCGCGCAGATCTTGCCGATGGTCAAGGTCGCGGATCCGGACGGCGTCACGTATGCGCCGGGTTATACGAAGCTGACGGACCTCGTGGGCAAGCGGCTCGATGTGGACGTGGTCTTCGGCCAGGATCGTCGAGAGACGCTCGACCGTCTGATCGCCGCGTCCGGCGGCTTCACGCGGGATCTCTTGCGGATGGTGCGCGAGGTGCTCTGGAGCGCGAACACGTTCCCGGTCGACGCGGAGACGATCCGGCAGATCATCGCCCGGACGGCCGAGGGGTATGTGATGGCGATCCGGGACAGCCACGCCGACCTGCTCGCCGAGATCGCCCAGACCCACAAATTGCCGCGGGGCGACGACGGGCGCGTCGCCCTCTTCGGGCGCCTGCTCCAGCTTTATCTCGTGCTCGCCTACCGCAATGGCGAGCCCTGGTTCGACGTGCACCCGCTCGTGCGCGGCGCGCCGATCATGCAGGAGCGGCTCGCGGGGAAGAAGGCTTGA